The region CGGCCGCACGTCGAACGACACAGGCTCGCGCTTCAACGCCGCGCGTTCGGGCTGCTAGCACCGCGCCCTCCGCGCCGAGCGCCAGTACCGCGACCAGCGACGTTTCGGCCACCGTGCCGCCGCCCATCGTCGCCATTCCAGAGGTTTCGACCCCGGCTCCTTCGCCCGCGCCGCAACCCCTGGTCGTTGATCCAATGAACGCGGCACCGCCGGTCAACGCCACGCCGCCGATTGTTGATCCCGATCCGCGTTAGCGGTCGATCAGGTCAGCAGGACGACGGCCAATGCGGCCGCGCCTAGCAGACCGATCACAATGACGAAGGAGATCGTCAGGAACTCGTTGATGTGGCTGCGCAGCGTTCGCGGCAACCCTTCGAGGCCTTGGGTCTCTTTCTGATAGACTTGGTCCGGGCGCACGACGATGCGTTCCGGACCGGTCTTGCGTCGGCGGGGAACAATTTCGTCGGGCATCTGAGAACCATGCGAAGCGATTGCGCTGATACTTAGGCGCCTCTATGCGGATTGCACGCATTCTAGCAAGGCGTCGCTCCGTTTCGTGCAGAGCGTCCTATAGTTGGCGATCAGCAGATTCGGAGCCGTCATGTCCGCCCGTCCTCATCGCCGCGCCCTTCTGGCCTTGGCCGCCGTGCTGGCGCTGAGCGCTTGCGCCAAGGGTGAAAAGAAGACCGGCCTGGAGGCGATCAAGGAGCGAGGCGTTCTGCGTATAGGGGTCGAAGGCACCTATCCGCCGTTCAACTTCCAGGCCAAGGATGGGTCGCTGGCTGGCTACGAGATCGATTTTGGCAAGGCGCTGGCCGCGAAGATGGGCCTGAAGGCCGAGTTCATCCAAACGCCCTTCGCCGGCCTCTTGGGCGGCTTGGAGTCGGGCCGGCTGGATGTGGTGGCCAATCAGATCACCATGACGCCTGAGCGGCAGGCCAAGTACGGCTTCTCCCAGCCCTATACGATCAGCGGCATCCAGATCATCCTGCGCAAGGACGACACGCGCGCCATCGCCACGCCTGCCGATTTGGCCGGCAAGACGGTCGGCGTGGGCCTAGGCACCAACTACGAGTCGTGGTTGCGCAGCGACGTGCCCACGGCGGTCGTGAAGACGTATGACGACGATCCCACCAAATACCAGGACCTGAAGGCTGGACGCATCGACGCGGTGCTGAACGACAAGCTGGTGGTGCT is a window of Caulobacter sp. NIBR2454 DNA encoding:
- the tcyJ gene encoding cystine ABC transporter substrate-binding protein, with translation MSARPHRRALLALAAVLALSACAKGEKKTGLEAIKERGVLRIGVEGTYPPFNFQAKDGSLAGYEIDFGKALAAKMGLKAEFIQTPFAGLLGGLESGRLDVVANQITMTPERQAKYGFSQPYTISGIQIILRKDDTRAIATPADLAGKTVGVGLGTNYESWLRSDVPTAVVKTYDDDPTKYQDLKAGRIDAVLNDKLVVLELVKSGAPVKASGEAFARQEMGVAFKPNPELKGAIDKAIDELRASGELAAISHTWFGQDVTK